DNA from Amycolatopsis sp. DSM 110486:
CTCGTCCGCTTCTTCCGCGGGTACGGTCGTCATCGGGGCCTCCTCGGCGTCAGGGTCACCGCCGATTACCCGCCGACCGACCGGACAAACTTCGCGCTGTCGCGGCGAAACCAGGTTTCGACCTCCGCGCCGGCGCACCACTGGGACCTGGCGGCTCTGCCGTCGCCGCTCTCGCTATCGGTGAACACCGGACCGGCCTGTGATCGCACGGCTACCGGGATTGTGCCGCAGGATTCCCGGCCGTCGCACGGGAATCCCGTACGGTCCCAGCGCTACAGCCGCCGCGTGCACCGGCGCTCTACCCCCCGCCCAGACCAGCATCGTCCGAGAGTGCCCCAACCGCGCCTTCCACCTCAAAACGCGGAACAGCTGGGATAACTCCATCGGGGTGCTTCGACGTCGGCGCGCCCTGCGCCAACAGTTCCCAGTCGGGCTACACACCTGCGGCCTTTCGGTGCAAGTTGGCGAGTAGCAGCAGCCCACTAATCCGACTAACTCCCCGCCGGGTCGCCCTCGCGATCGTTGCGCTCCACGTCCGAGTCGGCGACGGCGGTGTACGCCAGCGCCGCGACCGTTTCCTCCAGGCCGCGCTGGATCTCCTCCCCGGAGCCCTCGCGGACGCTGCGCAGCGTGACCTCCACGCGGCTCGCGGCGGGGCCGGCGTCGGCGATGCTCAGCTCGCCCTGGTAGTCGTGCGGGCCCTGCGAACCCCAGGACAACGTGCGGTTGGCTTCGTCGACTTTGAGCCAGGCCTCACCCTCGATGTGCTCGCCGTGGATCTCCGCCTCGACGTGGACAGCCTCGCCGCCCTGGGGCTCGGCCTCCTGCATCTGCGTGAAGTAGTGCGGCAGGTTCCGCGGCTCCCGCAGATAGGCGAACAGTTCGTCCGCCGGCAGCTCGACCGAGGCACTGTGGTGGTAGTCGGCCATGGGAATTACCTCCTGGATGTCGGATACGCGAGGTTCTCGCGGCCGACGCCCGATGAGGGGGCCGTGCCGAATCTTCGCCGATTCGGCGCCCGCGTGGTGGACGCCCAACCGAGTGTGCAAATCGCGCCAGATCCCGAAACGACGGAGTGACCACCGGCGGCCGCACCCGCGCTGTTGGCGTACGGTTCGTTGCCAGGATTGATCTCCGGCCCCGCGCGGACTGCGCGTGCAAGAAACACGCGAGGCCACGCTACTGTCCTCAATGGACGTCGAAGCCGGGAAGTGCGATCAGGAACCCCGTTCCACCCGTATTCCCTTGTGGTG
Protein-coding regions in this window:
- a CDS encoding SRPBCC family protein, with protein sequence MADYHHSASVELPADELFAYLREPRNLPHYFTQMQEAEPQGGEAVHVEAEIHGEHIEGEAWLKVDEANRTLSWGSQGPHDYQGELSIADAGPAASRVEVTLRSVREGSGEEIQRGLEETVAALAYTAVADSDVERNDREGDPAGS